In Candidatus Poribacteria bacterium, the genomic window GCTTCCTCTTCCGGCGGAACGGGACCGCGAAGGTAAGCGATAGTCCCAACGGGATGTGTGGCGTTTTGGGTGTTTTCGTCGCAGGGGTTGGGTACCCCAACCCCTACCCCTCGCCGGATGTGCGCCACGATGGCATCGTTATGCGAATCTATCACGAGTGCCTGCTTGTGCAGTTCGGAAATTTGCGTGTTTAATGTCATATTTTCGTTTTTTTCTCCATGTCCTCAGGCTTAATCTAATATCGTTTGTATCGTCCGTTCGGCAATATCGGGAGTGATCCGTAAAGATGTCGCCACGGTATATGGAAGTTGGTGTTGCGCGACGTAGTCGGATAGGTTAATAAGCGTTTCGGCAATTGCATCACGGGCAACAGTCGATGGAAAATAGTTAATCTGCAAACACTCCAAAGCGTGACGATACTGTGTCCAAGGTTGCGATTGCAACACAGCCATCAGAAGGATGCCAAGTCCAACCAATTCACCGTGTAAGAGGGGGTCCCCATTTAGAGTCTCGGTATCGGAACATTCCTCTTCAGGGGGTGTCAAATGGTTCTCAAGGGCATAGACAAAGTAATGTTCGCTTCCCTCTTCAACGCGGCTATGTCCGCATTGATAGCAGAGTTGGACCTCCATACAGAGCAGATCGAGTAGGAGTTTCAAACCGGTTGGCGTCCCGCGCCCGATTTCCCGTGCGTTATCCAGAAGCGTTTGAAGAAGCGTACTTGCTATGCCAATCGCTTGTGGTGTCAGTTGTTGATTTGATGGATTTGCCCCCATCTTCTCTGCCTCCTGCCAATCCCAGAGCGCTGTCGCGATTGAGAGAACATCCGCAGCACCACTTGCTCGCATTGCGGCAGGGGCATTGCACAAGACATCCATATCTATAATCACAGTATCCGGTGCTTTTGAGGGCAGATAGTGGACACACCCATTTTCTCTAACGCCTGTCGCATCCGTAAGAAAAGCATCAGTTGATAGAATGGTGGGGAGTGCTACGAGTGGGATTCCTTTTGCAGCAGCAACATATTTGGCAGTATCAATTGCCAAGCCTCCACCGATACCGTAGACCACTTCACCCGTACAGGCGTCCGCGAGTGCAGCCATATCTGCCTGCGTATTCCCCTCAACGTAGCGCGGATGTTGCGTGTTAATATCAATATCACGCACAGTATTCCACGCCGGATCTGTTGTTAGAACGATAGCCTCGCGATGCTCCCTAACACTTGCAATGGGGCATCTTACAATGCTTGGCAATCGTCCAATTTTTTCATGAGAACAATCATCTCGCAACATCTTTTAATTATACCTTGCCGTTAAATGACGTAGGTTTGAACTTTAACGTTTCTTTCTCGAATCTGAAGAAACACCCAAGCAAAAACCCCTCCATTCCATTACGGGCTACGATTTGTGAGGCTGAAGGACTTACTTGATTGGTCCGCAAGCTGCTATAGGCGTGCGTGCGGTGTTTCCACGAGATATATCTGTCGGGAGCCTTCATGAACTGAGTCGAAGGTAATCGTTTTTCCATCAGGTGCCCAGCGTGGATGTAGATCGCATCGGATATCTCCAACAAACTGTTCTTCGTGGTGGAATTCGCCCAAGAGAATTTTTCGGTTTTCAGTGATATTGTAAATCATCAGTTGTGCCAAACGTTCTGCCCCGCGCGGGTAAGTATCACAAAGTAACCACTCGCGATCTGGTGAGAATGAAGCGTGCCCATCACTCGGCAGGACATGACGTCCAATCGGCGTGAAGTCTCTGACCCCATCTGTGAATTCAACAAATCCCATTTCACCGGATATGTCTGAAGAGACAAGAATCCGCGTAGGCGTCCGCCAGTCGAAATGGGACACCCGATAGTCGAATGGGATTTGCATTTCCAAATCA contains:
- a CDS encoding iron-containing alcohol dehydrogenase; the encoded protein is MLRDDCSHEKIGRLPSIVRCPIASVREHREAIVLTTDPAWNTVRDIDINTQHPRYVEGNTQADMAALADACTGEVVYGIGGGLAIDTAKYVAAAKGIPLVALPTILSTDAFLTDATGVRENGCVHYLPSKAPDTVIIDMDVLCNAPAAMRASGAADVLSIATALWDWQEAEKMGANPSNQQLTPQAIGIASTLLQTLLDNAREIGRGTPTGLKLLLDLLCMEVQLCYQCGHSRVEEGSEHYFVYALENHLTPPEEECSDTETLNGDPLLHGELVGLGILLMAVLQSQPWTQYRHALECLQINYFPSTVARDAIAETLINLSDYVAQHQLPYTVATSLRITPDIAERTIQTILD